From Blastocatellia bacterium:
CAAGCACGTTAAAGAAAAAGTATTTCCGGCATTGAGAGAACTGGGCGCGCAGGGAAGCTCTTTCCAAGAGTATATGCAGAATGCCGAGTTCAAAATCAACAAGCCAAGCCTGTTGATCGAAGCCTGCAAGCTGATTGATGAGATGAAAATCTCTGAACAGAATCAGGATGTGCAGGGTGACTTATATGAATACCTTTTGAACAAGCTAAACACGGCAGGACGCAACGGGCAATTCCGCACGCCACGCCACATCATCCGCATGATGGTGCAGATGCTTGCGCCGAAAGCGGGTGAGCGAATCTGCGATCCGGCAGCCGGAACGTGTGGCTTTCTGGTGAATGCCTATCAATATATTCTCGAAACCAAAACGAGCAAAGACGCTCTCGAATACGATGAAGACGGAATGCCGCATCATCTGACTGGCGACTTACTGACGCCGCAGGAAAGAGAGTTCTTGCGGACGCGCGCCATCACCGGCTATGACAATGATTCGGGCATGACCATGCTGCGCATCGGCTCGATGAATCTAATGCTGCACGGTCTCACGCATCCGCGATTCCATTATTCGGATACGCTGTCAAAAGGTTTCAACGAAGAAAAACAATATGATGTGGTGCTGGCGAATCCGCCGTTCAAGGGCGCGATTGATTCGGCTGATGTAAACCCATCCCTGCCGACACGCTACAAGAAGACTGAACTGCTTTTTCTGCACCTGTTTCTTCGCCTGCTCGACATGGGAGGCCGTTGCGCCGCGATTGTGCCCGATGGTGTGCTGTTTGGCTCAAGCAACGCGCACATCGAGACGCGAAAGAAGATCATCGAAGAGAACCGACTTGAAGCGGTGGTTTCAATGCCGAGCGGAGTCTTTAAGCCTTACGCGGGAGTCTCGACAGCCGTATTGATATTCACGCGCGGCGACAAGACAAACCGGATATGGTTTTACGATATGGAGCATGATGGCTATTCGCTTGACGACAAGCGGCAGAAGGTCGAAGAGAACGATATACCCGATGTTCTATTGTGCTGGCGGCATCGCAATGATGAGGACTTCGCAAGCAAGCGAGCCGAGCGATTGACAGAGTTGCGAACACAGATTGCACCGTTGAAAGCCGAGCGGTTGACGATGTTGAAAGAGATCAATCGCCTGACATTTGAAAATGCCATCGCGCCTGATGGAGACGAGCAAGCGCGGCAGGCATTAGAAGCCGACCAGCAAAAGCTTGCACAGCTTGAAGAGCAGATTGCACCACTGCAAAAAGAAATCAATCAGCTTACTCGGAAGTTTTGGGTAACGAAAGAGCAGGTGAAGGCGAACAAGTATGATCTTTCAGCTAGCCGCTATCGCCAAATTGAGCAAGACGAAGCCTTCTATGAAGATCCACAGATTACACTTGAGCGCCTTTTCAAGTTGGACATGGTAATGGCTGATGAAACTAAGTCCTTACGAGAATTACTATAATGGCTTTTGAAACATATCCACTCGGAGATATATGTGATTTCTTGGATAATATGAGGGTTCCAATCAGTGAGGAACTCCGTAAGCCAGGGCCATATCCCTACTTCGGTGCTAACGGTCAACAAGGTTGGATAGATAACTACATTTTCGATGAACCTCTCGTCCTACTTGCTGAAGATGGGGGCCAGTTTGGCTCCAAAACAAAGCCTATAGCTTACAAGGTTTCGGGCAAGTGCTGGGTAAATAATCATGCCCATGTTTTACGCGTGAAGAGTAACTGTGACATTGATTATCTACATCGGATTCTTAGCTTTTATGATGTCGCCCAATACGTAAACGGGACTACTAGGGCAAAACTTACCAAAGGCAACGCAGAGCTATTACCAATTCCTCTTCCTTCCCTCTCCGAACAGAAGCATATCGCCATGACCTTGGAAAAGGCAGACCGGGTGCGCCGACAGCACCGCTATGCGCTTAAACTGAGCGATACGTTTTTGCCGTCAGTGTTTTTGAAGATGTTTGGCGACCCTGTTACTAACCCAATGGAGTGGGACATTAACCAATCGGGCGATATAAGTGAGGTACAAGGTGGGTTGCAATTAAGCAAGGTGAGAGATGAGCTTGAACTCAAACGGCCTTACTTGCGAGTAGCAAATGTATATCGAGGCGTACTAAATATCTCTGAGATAAAATCTATTGGCTTAACGAAGAATGAATTTAAGAGCGTTAAATTGCAAAAGGGTGACATTCTTGTTGTTGAAGGACATGGGAATATTGATGAGATAGGCAGATGTGCTGTTTGGGATGGTTCAATAAAAGACTGCGTTCACCAAAACCACCTAATTCGTATTCGTGTGAACTCGAAGATCATTAACAATCTTTATCTAAGCTTTCATATAAATAGCTTTGCCGGAAGAGACTATTTTAGAAGATCAAGTAGAACAACAAGCGGATTAAATACTATTAGCACAGGCATTGTTAAAAGATATGCTGTAACTATCCCTCCAATAACATTGCAGGAGCAATTTGCTAATATAGTCTATCAGTTTGAACGTCTTCGTGCGCAGCAACGAGAAGCTGAACGTCAAGCAGATCACCTGTTTCAAACGCTGCTGTATCGCGCCTTTCGCGGCGAGTTGACCGCGCGGCAGCCCGCTAAGATCGTTGCGTTTCCACGCCATAATAGCGTTGCTGATCGAGGGGCTATTCTTTCTTATATCGTTCACTTACTCTCACACCAGCCTACACTTGGGCGCGTCAAATGCGCTAAGTTTCTCTATTGGACATCAACATACGTTAGCATTGATATGGGCGGCAAATACCGGCGTGCAGCTGCCGGCCCACTCGCAGACTTCTTGGAATCAATAGAGGACACCGCTAAAGAAAAGGGCTGGTTTACTCTGCAACCGCGCAGTGGTGAAGGCTACTACTACCAGCCCGGCCCAAACATCGCAGAGCGGGTTCAAGCCGCTATAGAAATACTAGGCGACCGAAAAGATAAGCTAGACAAATTGCTTGAAGACCTCGCGGGCGTTCCGTCCGATCAAATCGAAGCCGCCGCGACGCTGTTCGCAGTATGGAATGATTTTCTGATCGACGGACATCAACCCACAGATAAAGAGATCATTCGGGAAGCTCTGGAAAACTGGCATCCTGATAAGCGGCTCAAGAGGCTATTCAATCCAATTTTGCTAAAAGCCTCTTTGCAATGGATGAGAGAAATCAAATTGACGCCTACAGGAATCGGCCCCCGAACTTCCTAATATGGTCTCAACTATATCTCCCAAAATGTTGTTTGTTACCTTTGTGAACCATGCTATTGTTTCTTATAGGAGCTTTAGTACGCTTCAGAGGAGCCGATAATGGATATAGAGCTAGTGGTCAAGATTCTTGGCAGCGTTAGCGCAGCTCTTGCGATCGGTGAGAGGGTTTATAGTTACGGTCAGAAAGCTGGCCAAAAAATCAAAAGGTATTTCCACGCCAATACGCATCCGTCCTTACCCACGAATCGCCCCCTTACCTTGGCGACAGGTGCAAGTCCTAAAAAAAATCTATTAGTTCTACTTTGTAAAAGAAATCAACTCTCGCCATTTTTAGAAGCTGCGGTGATTTAACGGCGGCTGGGCGTTGCCGTAGTTGAGGCTTTTAAGAGAGGTGTTATGGGGAAGAGCCATTTAGGAGAATTTGAGGAATTGGTTCTCTTGGCGATATTACGCCTTAATAATGATGCCTATGGCGTACCTATTCGACAGACACTTGAGGAGGCAACCGGTCGGCCTGTATCTATAGGGGCTATTTATATAACACTTGAGAGACTTGAAGGTAAAGGATATGTGAGTTCTCGATTAGGCGAAGCTACTTCCGAACGAGGAGGGCGAGCCAAGCGATATTATGAAGTGCAAGCATCAGGTATCCGAGTACTGAATGAAGCGCGGGTGGTACGTGAGAAGCTTCTGGCAGGGATTCGTCCTGGTCAGAACGCTCTTACTTAATCTCTAACTTGGATGTGTAATTAGACAAAGTCAACAATGAGATTTACTGACACGGCAAAACCAATTCTAAGGCATCCTTTGACGCTATTGGCGGTAGCCTTTCTTAATATTGCTTTGATTAGTATCTTAATCATTTTTAAGTATCCATTGCTCGCCATCTTGCTTGGGAGTGTTCTATTGATAGTTGATGGGTATACGCTAGCCCCAATATTTTTAAGGTCGAAACGTAAAGCGCATCCTCCAATTCTCAACTTTAAACACCAATCGTGTCCTCCAAGATTCGGTGAGTATATATTTTCTCGTCTACTGCCCAAAGAAGATGCAGAGTCATCCATTGGCGATCTCTTTGAAGAATACCATGAGATAACGGCTAAGTTTGGTGAAAGACGGGCAAGACTTTGGTACTACCGACAAGTTATTAGCTCTATAGTGCCACTAGTAAGGCGTACAATAATGAAGGGGTTTGCCAAGCAACCAAATCAATCTTCTCGTGAGGGCGAGTCCAAGAAGCTTAATTGAGACAAAATTGAAGGGCCGTTCTCATTCTGGCCCTTCCTCTTGCCCGGCGTGACAACCGGGCCCAGTTTCTCAGTCATACACCTTTGAATCCGTGCTGATGGTGTAGCCCAGCTTTCTCGCCAGCCATACCGGAATCAACGCCTCTTTGCCTCCGACAAATTCAACCTACGATTTCGGCAGCCAGCCTTCCCTCTGCGCGTTCGGGCGACACGTCCAGAGCGCAAACCGCCACCATAAGCATGAGTGCCGAAAACCCCAGCCATCATCTCAATGTTACGCTACATGCCTAGCTTCTGTAGCTTCCGGCTT
This genomic window contains:
- a CDS encoding PadR family transcriptional regulator translates to MGKSHLGEFEELVLLAILRLNNDAYGVPIRQTLEEATGRPVSIGAIYITLERLEGKGYVSSRLGEATSERGGRAKRYYEVQASGIRVLNEARVVREKLLAGIRPGQNALT
- a CDS encoding N-6 DNA methylase, which encodes MLTDPVLRSQIDRLWDKLWTGGLSNPLDAIEQLSYLLFMKRLDEEDLKNEQAARRRNQEYQSAFSDVTLRWSDWTKRTADAALKHVKEKVFPALRELGAQGSSFQEYMQNAEFKINKPSLLIEACKLIDEMKISEQNQDVQGDLYEYLLNKLNTAGRNGQFRTPRHIIRMMVQMLAPKAGERICDPAAGTCGFLVNAYQYILETKTSKDALEYDEDGMPHHLTGDLLTPQEREFLRTRAITGYDNDSGMTMLRIGSMNLMLHGLTHPRFHYSDTLSKGFNEEKQYDVVLANPPFKGAIDSADVNPSLPTRYKKTELLFLHLFLRLLDMGGRCAAIVPDGVLFGSSNAHIETRKKIIEENRLEAVVSMPSGVFKPYAGVSTAVLIFTRGDKTNRIWFYDMEHDGYSLDDKRQKVEENDIPDVLLCWRHRNDEDFASKRAERLTELRTQIAPLKAERLTMLKEINRLTFENAIAPDGDEQARQALEADQQKLAQLEEQIAPLQKEINQLTRKFWVTKEQVKANKYDLSASRYRQIEQDEAFYEDPQITLERLFKLDMVMADETKSLRELL
- a CDS encoding restriction endonuclease subunit S, translated to MAFETYPLGDICDFLDNMRVPISEELRKPGPYPYFGANGQQGWIDNYIFDEPLVLLAEDGGQFGSKTKPIAYKVSGKCWVNNHAHVLRVKSNCDIDYLHRILSFYDVAQYVNGTTRAKLTKGNAELLPIPLPSLSEQKHIAMTLEKADRVRRQHRYALKLSDTFLPSVFLKMFGDPVTNPMEWDINQSGDISEVQGGLQLSKVRDELELKRPYLRVANVYRGVLNISEIKSIGLTKNEFKSVKLQKGDILVVEGHGNIDEIGRCAVWDGSIKDCVHQNHLIRIRVNSKIINNLYLSFHINSFAGRDYFRRSSRTTSGLNTISTGIVKRYAVTIPPITLQEQFANIVYQFERLRAQQREAERQADHLFQTLLYRAFRGELTARQPAKIVAFPRHNSVADRGAILSYIVHLLSHQPTLGRVKCAKFLYWTSTYVSIDMGGKYRRAAAGPLADFLESIEDTAKEKGWFTLQPRSGEGYYYQPGPNIAERVQAAIEILGDRKDKLDKLLEDLAGVPSDQIEAAATLFAVWNDFLIDGHQPTDKEIIREALENWHPDKRLKRLFNPILLKASLQWMREIKLTPTGIGPRTS